In one Poecilia reticulata strain Guanapo linkage group LG8, Guppy_female_1.0+MT, whole genome shotgun sequence genomic region, the following are encoded:
- the dexi gene encoding dexamethasone-induced protein homolog has protein sequence MTRSVYAQLDSVELLLDELPYMFYLGLFFVNVLILYYAFLMEYIVLNVGIVFLPEDMDQALVDLGVLSDPASVPYDTDPELDVFEGYLE, from the coding sequence ATGACCCGCTCGGTTTATGCCCAGCTAGATTCGGTGGAATTGCTTTTGGACGAGCTCCcatatatgttttatttgggCCTGTTTTTTGTGAACGTCCTCATACTCTACTATGCTTTTCTGATGGAGTACATTGTCCTAAATGTGGGGATAGTGTTCCTGCCCGAGGACATGGACCAGGCGCTGGTGGACCTTGGGGTGCTGTCCGACCCGGCCTCCGTACCTTATGACACGGACCCGGAGCTGGACGTGTTTGAGGGATACCTGGAATGA